A region of Rhodamnia argentea isolate NSW1041297 chromosome 9, ASM2092103v1, whole genome shotgun sequence DNA encodes the following proteins:
- the LOC115739691 gene encoding putative disease resistance protein At4g19050, which translates to MANHAGFLETQKKEILECFRDDNVKTVVLFGEAGVGKTWMAKEISNSASVQGASYGTIWVVPGYNSEGISLVEYVAIQLSVIPSSEEWDEYDNAETEHQEREKNLKQEIWKKLDQMKDALPGKNPYLLVVLDDINDQKEILANLNGLLSQHAHLLKFLITTRDNDIGIGSEGNGDTIRTDYSRAFEINFLSDVDSSNLLQNRVKGEVTRATRFERLCAAIGKCSSGHPGAIIMIAEALNQVGDFELENAVEEVACIIESADINTLLQHVYEMLPSTLNKCCWHCRYLFLRHDSSIHYNELITHWLLEGYFDHLDHIEKAYEEAHCTLIKLKSRGFLRGKENGYVCMDSDALRVTDRRREGLSGSACVGMASVLNDQTSAGLGRVIQIDGMIKTCSRERSEMSTLLIDGARYCREFPDMVFRQLKVLVIINPMFKELPSPLSELKELQVFVLRGCRILESVGVIHELTNLLVLEISGARKVEEIHDNLFELMKDLRSLNLSEVGIKWLPRSLLNRSKLRWLILRNCPNLEQLCDARLLNGKLEAEVLSLVELEVLDLSGSDSFQSIQVETLSPFKKLQTLNLSKTKVEHLPRIRGLEKLTRLLLSDCPSLSKLPTLKPLLELEIFDLSRTALKRTLQLPGLSRSSDPSRPKFSDLSHLLLSGCVDLYKLPSTLCLNGLEELNLSDASILEEFEDDSFEHLRSLQRLLLSNTKITALPSLPRSSELRLLSLKNCKSLTKLQDLSILQKLEVLDLSGCSELEIASTDSFRGMSHLKTINLSETKIKSLPQDCFPSSLRHLIIRYCPNWNKDNFPSLEDLSNLEVLDLCGANSLTGINLEFLRHMSKLRILNLSEIEFEQLPSLSHLTNLRELSLRGCSCSVSELDALKELELLDLSGTNVRSLPTLDTFTNLQQLLLRDCAKLKSLEKLESLTELEVLDISGTKIEGFPYEVLDLASLRKLNLQDMEHIKEIDWKRIKYVPEEFNLGGCGSPSPENAACLSISICGTGFFQFIEKNSTLWDTCFRKFHFSVWLPKKLDGRIYDLGDRGLLRDIESQGRIPHHEEPGQYLEIHGSYCNSSLPERVLEDAVHISLMDDSSFRQLSQLVKESLRSIKSCWLDRCPDIESIVHSEKDARVSGKLEFLNLCNLPSLTCICADKVQSEVFADLKSLYVDCCPKLAKIFPFSKLPKKLETLQVKFCDEMTKLFNNEVPAGCNLQNLDLLELPELKRIGVMMGSLQVLKVRQCPNLESLEEVLGEAENLRTLHISHAAGLESICSQEVKLGRFKSLNQLKIESCPRLKNVFSSSELPPNLKILEINSCESLETIFTGSSASSSLERLRLCSLPSLSSAVLKVPRRCEIPRDFNCPKLKIRSV; encoded by the coding sequence ATGGCCAACCATGCCGGTTTCCTGGAAACTCAGAAAAAAGAGATCTTAGAGTGTTTCAGGGATGATAACGTGAAAACGGTTGTCCTTTTCGGAGAAGCTGGAGTGGGTAAAACATGGATGGCAAAAGAGATAAGTAATTCTGCGAGCGTCCAGGGCGCCTCCTATGGAACTATTTGGGTGGTCCCAGGATACAATTCTGAAGGCATATCTCTTGTTGAATATGTTGCCATTCAACTGTCTGTAATTCCTTCTAGTGAGGAGTGGGATGAGTATGACAATGCTGAGACAGAGCATCAGGAGCGAGAAAAGAATCTGAAACAGGAAATATGGAAAAAGCTTGACCAGATGAAAGATGCATTACCTGGAAAAAATCCATATCTTCTTGTAGTTCTGGATGATATTAATGACCAAAAGGAAATTCTTGCTAATTTAAATGGCCTCCTTTCTCAACATGCGCACCTTCTTAAGTTTTTAATCACAACAAGAGACAATGATATCGGTATCGGCAGTGAGGGCAATGGGGATACAATTCGGACAGACTATAGCAGGGCATTTGAAATCAATTTCCTGTCTGATGTCGACTCATCGAATTTACTGCAGAATAGGGTCAAGGGGGAGGTTACCAGGGCAACCCGGTTTGAAAGACTCTGTGCAGCTATTGGGAAATGTAGCTCTGGTCATCCTGGGGCAATTATTATGATAGCAGAAGCCTTGAATCAAGTTGGGGACTTTGAATTGGAGAATGCAGTTGAAGAAGTGGCCTGTATAATTGAGTCTGCTGATATAAATACATTGCTTCAGCATGTGTATGAAATGTTGCCAAGCACCCTCAATAAGTGCTGTTGGCACTGCAGATACTTGTTTCTCCGTCATGATAGTAGCATCCACTACAATGAGTTGATAACTCACTGGCTACTGGAAGGGTATTTTGATCACCTTGATCATATTGAGAAGGCCTACGAGGAAGCACATTGTACGCTGATCAAGCTCAAATCTCGCGGATTTCtgagaggaaaagagaatggCTATGTTTGTATGGATAGTGATGCACTGAGAGTCACTGATCGCCGACGCGAAGGACTTAGCGGGTCTGCATGTGTTGGCATGGCTAGTGTGCTGAATGACCAAACTTCGGCTGGTCTTGGAAGGGTTATACAGATTGATGGGATGATCAAGACATGTAGTAGGGAAAGGAGTGAGATGTCCACGCTACTAATAGATGGTGCTCGTTATTGCAGGGAATTCCCTGATATGGTGTTCCGACAACTTAAAGTCCTGGTCATCATAAACCCGATGTTCAAAGAGCTGCCCTCGCCACTTTCAGAACTGAAGGAGCTTCAAGTATTTGTTCTGAGGGGCTGTCGAATATTGGAGAGCGTAggtgtgatccatgaacttacAAACTTACTGGTTCTTGAGATATCTGGGGCTCGTAAGGTGGAGGAAATCCATGATAATCTTTTTGAGCTTATGAAAGATCTTAGATCTCTGAACTTATCTGAAGTCGGCATTAAGTGGCTTCCTCGTTCTCTCCTAAATCGGAGCAAACTCCGTTGGCTCATTCTTAGGAACTGTCCAAATTTGGAACAATTGTGTGATGCTCGTTTATTGAATGGAAAGCTAGAGGCGGAAGTGCTTTCTTTGGTAGAGCTGGAAGTGCTTGATCTCTCTGGTTCAGACTCTTTCCAAAGCATCCAGGTCGAGACCCTCTCTCCGTTCAAGAAACTTCAAACTCTCAATCTTTCTAAAACGAAGGTTGAGCACTTGCCCCGCATTCGCGGTCTGGAAAAGCTCACTCGACTCCTCTTAAGTGACTGTCCATCCCTATCGAAACTTCCCACCTTAAAACCACTACTTGAACTTGAGATTTTCGATCTTTCGAGGACAGCTCTGAAGAGAACACTACAACTTCCCGGACTCAGCAGGTCTTCTGACCCTTCCCGCCCAAAATTCAGCGACTTATCTCATCTTCTTTTGAGCGGTTGTGTTGATCTTTACAAATTGCCGTCTACGCTATGCCTCAATGGCCTTGAGGAGCTAAACCTTTCAGATGCCTCTATATTGGAAGAATTCGAAGATGACTCATTCGAGCATCTTCGTTCCCTTCAACGACTCCTCCTCTCGAATACTAAAATCACGGCTCTGCCATCACTTCCTAGGTCTTCTGAACTTCGTTTGCTCTCTCTAAAGAACTGTAAGTCCCTTACTAAGTTGCAAGACTTGAGCATACTTCAGAAGCTGGAAGTTCTTGATCTCTCGGGATGCTCTGAGTTGGAGATAGCAAGCACAGACTCCTTCCGGGGCATGTCTCACCTTAAGACGATCAATCTCTCAGAGACTAAAATCAAAAGCCTTCCACAAGATTGCTTTCCTAGCAGCCTCCGTCACCTGATAATCAGGTATTGCCCCAACTGGAATAAGGATAACTTTCCTTCCTTGGAAGATCTGTCCAACCTAGAGGTACTCGACCTCTGTGGTGCAAATTCTCTGACCGGTATAAACCTTGAATTTCTTCGCCATATGAGCAAACTAAGGATTCTCAACCTCTCTGAAATAGAATTTGAACAGCTGCCATCTCTGTCCCACCTCACTAACCTTAGGGAGCTCTCTCTGAGAGGTTGTTCCTGTAGTGTGTCGGAGCTGGATGCCCTGAAGGAGCTTGAGTTGCTGGATCTGTCAGGGACCAACGTTCGGTCTTTACCTACCCTTGACACTTTTACTAACCTCCAACAACTGCTGCTAAGAGACTGTGCTAAGttgaaaagtttggaaaagTTGGAGTCTCTTACCGAATTGGAGGTTCTAGATATTTCAGGGACGAAAATAGAAGGATTTCCCTATGAAGTCTTGGATCTGGCTAGTCTAAGGAAGCTCAATCTGCAGGATATGGAGCATATTAAAGAGATCGACTGGAAGAGGATAAAGTATGTTCCAGAGGAGTTCAACTTGGGAGGTTGTGGATCACCAAGTCCTGAGAATGCTGCATGTCTTTCCATATCGATATGTGGTACCGGATTTTTCCAGTTCATTGAGAAAAATTCGACGTTGTGGGATACGTGCTTCCGAAAATTCCACTTTTCTGTTTGGCTTCCCAAAAAATTGGATGGAAGGATATACGACCTCGGAGACAGGGGCCTACTGAGGGATATCGAATCTCAAGGAAGAATTCCTCATCATGAAGAACCAGGGCAGTATCTGGAGATCCATGGATCCTATTGCAATTCCAGTCTACCTGAACGGGTCCTCGAGGATGCGGTTCACATATCGCTAATGGATGATAGCTCTTTTCGTCAATTGTCTCAACTTGTTAAAGAGAGTCTGAGATCAATAAAGAGCTGTTGGCTTGACAGGTGCCCGGATATCGAAAGTATAGTGCATAGTGAAAAAGATGCCAGAGTTTCAGGAAAGCTTGAGTTTCTTAATCTGTGTAATCTCCCTTCCTTGACATGCATATGTGCTGATAAAGTGCAGTCCGAGGTCTTTGCGGATCTGAAGAGCTTGTATGTAGATTGTTGCCCGAAGCtggccaaaattttcccattttccaaGCTGCCAAAGAAGCTCGAAACCCTCCAAGtcaaattttgcgatgaaatgaCAAAGCTATTCAACAACGAAGTGCCCGCAGGATGTAACTTGCAGAACTTGGATCTCCTGGAATTACCAGAGCTTAAGAGAATCGGGGTTATGATGGGCTCCCTGCAAGTACTGAAAGTGAGACAGTGTCCGAATCTGGAGAGTTTAGAGGAAGTGCTTGGAGAAGCTGAAAATCTACGGACTCTCCATATATCACACGCTGCTGGGCTGGAGTCCATATGCAGTCAGGAAGTGAAGCTGGGGCGCTTCAAAAGTCTAAACCAGCTTAAAATAGAATCTTGTCCCCGGCtcaaaaatgttttctcctCATCCGAATTGCCGCCTAACCTGAAGATTCTTGAGATAAACTCATGTGAAAGCTTGGAAACTATATTCACGGGCAGCTCAGCAAGTTCTTCATTGGAAAGATTGCGATTGTGCAGCTTGCCTAGTCTAAGCAGCGCTGTGCTCAAAGTACCGCGTCGATGTGAAATACCACGCGACTTCAACTGCCCAAAACTGAAAATACGATCTGTTTAA